Proteins encoded within one genomic window of Spiroplasma sabaudiense Ar-1343:
- the asnS gene encoding asparagine--tRNA ligase, with the protein MDLKKLLTSYQTLDQKTITLIGRIRSNRQGKVVSFAVINDGTDINDVQVVYKSDIQGHEDALKARVGSIVEATGKIILTPGKPQPFEIQATAITLLDQAIEEYPLQKKEHTPEFLREIAHLRARTKTYNAVFRVRSTLAFAIHKFFQEQNFVYVQTPIITSNDAEGAGEAFVVTTRSDDKYEQDFFGKKASLTVSGQLNAEAYAQAFKNVYTFGPTFRAENSFTTKHASEFWMIEPEVAFADLQDNIKLIEEMLKSIISYLFEKNKAELEFLEATQEEGLIKKLEGIIKADFAVMKYEEVLEVLKKAISNGHQFEEKNIVFGLDLGTEHERYICEQFNKKPTFVIDYPKDIKAFYMKENDDKKTVAAVDLLVPGIGELVGGSQREASFDKIIQRVRDMKINEEELSWYTDLRRFGYFKSSGFGLGFERLVMYVTGMANIRDVIPYPRTPKNLLF; encoded by the coding sequence ATGGATTTAAAAAAATTGTTAACTAGTTATCAAACACTAGACCAAAAAACTATTACTCTAATAGGTAGAATTCGCAGCAACCGCCAAGGGAAAGTGGTTTCGTTCGCGGTAATAAATGATGGAACTGATATTAATGATGTCCAAGTAGTTTATAAAAGTGATATTCAAGGGCACGAAGATGCACTAAAAGCCCGTGTGGGATCAATAGTTGAAGCAACCGGAAAAATTATTTTAACTCCGGGAAAACCTCAACCGTTTGAAATCCAGGCAACTGCCATCACACTATTAGACCAAGCAATTGAAGAGTACCCGTTGCAAAAAAAGGAGCACACCCCTGAGTTTTTAAGGGAAATTGCACATTTGCGCGCAAGAACCAAAACCTATAATGCTGTTTTTAGGGTGCGTTCAACTCTGGCTTTTGCTATACATAAATTTTTTCAAGAACAGAATTTTGTATACGTGCAAACACCAATTATTACAAGTAACGATGCTGAGGGTGCTGGAGAGGCTTTTGTGGTAACCACAAGAAGTGATGATAAATATGAACAAGATTTCTTTGGTAAGAAAGCCTCGCTAACAGTTTCGGGACAATTAAATGCTGAAGCTTATGCTCAAGCCTTTAAAAACGTTTATACTTTTGGACCAACATTTAGAGCCGAAAACTCTTTTACAACAAAACACGCCTCTGAATTTTGGATGATTGAACCCGAAGTCGCTTTTGCTGATTTACAAGATAATATTAAGTTAATTGAAGAAATGCTAAAAAGCATAATATCATATCTATTTGAAAAAAATAAGGCAGAATTGGAATTTCTTGAAGCAACCCAAGAAGAGGGTCTAATAAAAAAATTAGAAGGAATTATAAAAGCAGATTTTGCAGTAATGAAATATGAAGAAGTTTTAGAAGTTCTAAAAAAGGCAATTTCAAACGGTCACCAATTTGAAGAAAAAAATATTGTATTTGGTTTAGATTTAGGAACTGAGCACGAGCGTTATATTTGCGAGCAGTTTAATAAAAAACCGACATTTGTAATTGATTATCCAAAAGACATTAAAGCCTTTTATATGAAAGAAAATGATGATAAAAAAACAGTTGCTGCAGTTGACCTTTTAGTTCCAGGAATTGGAGAACTAGTTGGGGGAAGTCAGCGAGAAGCTAGTTTTGATAAAATTATTCAAAGGGTTAGAGATATGAAAATTAACGAAGAAGAATTAAGTTGATACACTGATTTACGTCGTTTTGGATATTTTAAGTCATCAGGTTTTGGTTTGGGATTTGAGCGTCTAGTAATGTATGTTACGGGAATGGCTAATATTCGAGATGTAATCCCATACCCAAGAACACCAAAAAATTTATTATTTTAA
- a CDS encoding glycosyltransferase family 2 protein, which yields MIVSIIIATQGKKTRLVESFYSIQQQTNSNYEIIVINEGSDNECEQLLRQEFLRNKNLKVVFNTKNQGTAYAWNIGIELVSGRYFVFLKEGNTIDPNFVQRIEDVIKSNSEKVDIMEFTIQYTKLSDSKSDSVLKSDHLYNLKTDFDPFAYTNPIIYNKLFRTDFIRENNFSFRRFTRFDALFVYKALGQATNYLYISEVLMNHRLSVMRYSAFDLVNQWPHIMNYYRRVGKFKKLKDEITYAYYKDLIYRFLWMITKFDNKILVKKGVAFVERKIGNKLDEIKENPVFLKNLEPEFGKIVSNLKDYFKDILKNS from the coding sequence ATGATAGTTTCAATAATAATAGCAACACAAGGTAAAAAAACACGCCTAGTAGAATCATTTTATAGTATTCAGCAGCAAACAAATTCAAACTACGAAATTATAGTTATTAATGAAGGTAGTGACAATGAATGTGAGCAGCTTTTAAGACAAGAGTTTTTAAGAAATAAAAATTTGAAAGTTGTTTTTAATACTAAAAATCAAGGAACAGCTTATGCTTGAAATATTGGAATTGAATTAGTATCGGGAAGATATTTTGTCTTTTTAAAAGAGGGAAATACAATCGACCCCAATTTTGTACAAAGAATTGAAGATGTAATCAAAAGTAATTCAGAAAAAGTGGACATTATGGAATTTACAATTCAATATACAAAATTAAGTGATTCTAAATCAGACTCGGTTCTAAAATCAGATCACCTATATAACCTAAAAACAGATTTTGATCCGTTTGCTTATACAAATCCGATAATTTATAACAAACTTTTTAGAACAGACTTTATTAGAGAAAATAATTTTTCATTCCGTCGCTTTACAAGATTTGATGCTTTGTTTGTTTATAAAGCCCTGGGGCAAGCAACAAACTATCTATATATTTCAGAAGTTTTAATGAATCACAGATTAAGCGTTATGAGATATTCTGCTTTTGACCTAGTGAATCAATGACCTCATATTATGAATTACTACCGCCGAGTAGGAAAATTCAAAAAGTTGAAAGACGAAATTACCTACGCTTATTACAAAGATTTAATCTATCGTTTCTTATGAATGATTACAAAGTTTGATAATAAAATTCTTGTTAAAAAAGGGGTCGCTTTTGTTGAACGAAAAATAGGTAATAAGTTAGATGAGATTAAGGAAAACCCAGTGTTTTTGAAAAATCTTGAGCCTGAATTTGGAAAGATTGTTAGTAATTTAAAAGATTACTTTAAAGATATCTTAAAAAATAGTTAA
- a CDS encoding RDD family protein, with translation MEDSQIKEPSGKTWEIASMTRIGFARIFDLLICSIPAMIATFFLPLQGWTSILASSMIAFVVLVSYFIVVPLFFHGNTIGKIIFRIKLKKASKITFLNIFLRESFFVILPWLISMLLKIGAFTIFSIGDSQNDNPNSNGFWIAFAIGRLGDLFYLVWALFLFLTIKIQTNHQSGIDLRFGIYAVKNIALEDRKDFVKSSPTEEVGKHVHLQDNLPAKFSEDVIKEINDID, from the coding sequence ATGGAAGATTCACAAATTAAAGAGCCAAGTGGCAAAACTTGAGAGATTGCTTCAATGACAAGGATTGGGTTTGCAAGAATTTTTGATTTATTAATTTGTTCAATCCCGGCAATGATAGCAACTTTTTTCTTGCCGCTTCAAGGTTGAACCTCAATTTTAGCAAGTTCCATGATTGCTTTTGTCGTACTTGTTAGTTATTTTATTGTAGTTCCTTTGTTTTTCCATGGAAACACAATCGGAAAAATAATTTTTAGAATAAAGTTAAAAAAGGCTTCTAAAATTACTTTTTTAAACATTTTTTTGCGAGAAAGTTTTTTTGTGATTTTACCTTGACTAATTTCGATGTTACTAAAAATTGGTGCTTTTACAATTTTTAGTATTGGTGATTCGCAAAATGATAATCCTAATTCTAACGGCTTTTGAATTGCTTTTGCAATTGGGCGACTGGGGGACTTATTTTATTTAGTCTGAGCTTTATTTTTATTTTTAACAATTAAAATCCAAACTAATCATCAAAGCGGAATTGACTTGCGCTTTGGAATTTATGCTGTAAAAAATATTGCCTTGGAAGACCGAAAAGATTTCGTCAAATCAAGCCCTACAGAAGAAGTTGGCAAACACGTTCACCTCCAAGACAATCTTCCAGCTAAATTTTCAGAAGATGTTATAAAAGAAATTAATGATATAGATTAG
- a CDS encoding ATP-dependent helicase → MSTQFIKDLNVDQLSAVTIADKPLRVIAGAGSGKTKVITSKITYLISELGIPSWKILAVTFTNKATKEMKTRVQKMMPELKSQPFISTFHALCVRILREEFLEVNLEKNFLIIDTTDQKNIINKILKNINISSDSIRKYEKIAINKISDWKNNFMSPAEVQDQANSEFDFQMAKTYERYLAELKRLNSVDFDDLILLVHKLFKTNIVIQEKWRNRFDYVLVDEFQDTNEIQFDLIKWLTLGKDNLTVVGDPDQTIYSWRGAQVGIILNFEKNYKNAKTVILKENYRSTQNILNLASDFITHNKNREAKEVFSNKSSGEKIALKEAASKAFEAKFVVEKIKELVEKENYKYSDFYILYRINAWSLDFEKALNHSKIPFQMVGGLKFRDRKVIKDILALLKLATFGDDLAALRVLGFTPKVGAVTIEKLSNIAQENNLSIYELLTTREDLVNLVSKNLGDIIAALLEGQSLINQGIGVFEFTKKMLNLTGYWDRLKFLNKDDDSLQNLQAFLDQVEIFDKDFKVDEYGEENHVLAFLQNEALDNSEIDNFTANKVTLMTIHAAKGLENKVVFIVGLNNNVFPLRSAFNSISSLEEERRALYVAITRAEERLFLSYVVGERSYISDGELSPSLFIKELNQDLYDFEKNIFYHSDGVMSSNHFDNFNASLPTAQKIDSNYKKGVLVKHVIFGDGVVTKVLERQVMVAFDNPKIGVMSISINSTALQIIKH, encoded by the coding sequence ATGAGCACACAATTTATAAAGGACTTGAATGTTGACCAACTAAGCGCTGTTACAATTGCTGATAAACCATTGAGGGTAATTGCAGGGGCTGGTAGCGGGAAGACAAAGGTTATTACATCAAAAATTACCTATTTAATTTCTGAACTAGGAATTCCCAGTTGAAAAATTTTAGCAGTGACATTTACAAATAAGGCTACTAAAGAAATGAAGACGCGAGTTCAAAAAATGATGCCAGAACTAAAATCACAACCATTTATCAGTACTTTTCATGCCTTGTGTGTCAGAATTTTGCGTGAAGAATTTTTAGAAGTAAATTTAGAAAAAAACTTTTTGATTATTGATACAACAGATCAAAAAAATATTATCAATAAAATCTTAAAAAACATTAATATTAGCTCGGATTCAATTCGTAAATATGAAAAAATTGCAATAAACAAAATTTCAGATTGAAAAAATAACTTTATGAGCCCAGCAGAAGTTCAAGATCAAGCAAATAGTGAATTTGATTTTCAAATGGCAAAAACTTATGAGAGATATTTGGCTGAGTTAAAGCGTTTAAACTCAGTTGATTTTGATGACTTAATCTTACTGGTGCATAAGTTATTTAAAACAAATATTGTTATTCAAGAAAAATGAAGAAACCGCTTTGATTATGTTTTAGTAGACGAATTTCAAGATACAAATGAAATTCAATTCGATTTAATTAAGTGATTAACTTTAGGAAAAGATAACTTAACAGTTGTTGGTGATCCTGACCAAACAATTTATTCTTGACGCGGGGCCCAAGTTGGCATTATATTGAATTTTGAAAAAAATTACAAAAATGCTAAAACTGTTATTTTGAAAGAAAATTACCGTTCCACCCAAAACATTCTAAATTTGGCAAGTGATTTTATAACCCACAATAAAAACCGAGAAGCAAAAGAAGTTTTTTCAAATAAAAGTAGCGGTGAAAAAATCGCCTTAAAAGAAGCGGCATCAAAGGCGTTTGAAGCTAAGTTTGTCGTTGAAAAAATTAAAGAATTGGTTGAAAAAGAAAATTATAAGTACTCTGATTTTTATATTCTATATCGTATCAATGCCTGGTCGCTAGATTTTGAAAAAGCGCTAAACCATTCAAAAATTCCGTTTCAAATGGTTGGGGGACTGAAATTTCGCGACCGTAAGGTAATCAAAGATATTTTAGCACTTTTAAAACTTGCAACATTTGGGGATGATTTAGCAGCCTTAAGAGTTCTTGGTTTTACACCAAAAGTTGGAGCAGTGACGATTGAAAAATTAAGCAATATTGCACAAGAAAACAATTTATCGATTTATGAACTTTTGACAACTCGAGAAGATCTAGTTAATTTGGTATCTAAAAATTTAGGTGATATTATAGCGGCACTATTGGAAGGTCAAAGTTTAATTAATCAGGGAATTGGAGTTTTTGAATTTACAAAGAAAATGCTAAATTTAACTGGATATTGAGACCGCCTAAAATTTTTAAATAAAGATGACGACAGCTTGCAAAATCTACAGGCTTTCTTGGATCAAGTCGAAATTTTTGACAAGGATTTTAAAGTCGATGAATACGGCGAAGAAAATCACGTCCTAGCATTTTTGCAAAATGAGGCTTTGGATAATTCAGAAATTGATAATTTTACGGCAAACAAGGTAACTTTAATGACAATTCACGCAGCTAAAGGATTAGAAAACAAAGTTGTTTTTATTGTCGGTTTAAACAACAACGTCTTCCCATTAAGGTCGGCCTTTAATTCAATTTCTAGTCTAGAAGAAGAAAGAAGAGCCTTGTATGTTGCGATTACAAGAGCAGAAGAAAGGTTATTCCTTTCATATGTTGTTGGAGAGCGCTCTTATATTTCAGATGGTGAACTATCACCTAGTCTGTTTATTAAAGAACTTAATCAGGATTTATACGATTTTGAAAAAAATATTTTTTATCACTCTGATGGAGTTATGAGCTCAAATCATTTTGATAACTTTAATGCTTCATTGCCAACAGCTCAAAAAATTGATTCCAATTATAAAAAGGGAGTTTTGGTAAAGCACGTTATTTTTGGTGATGGTGTTGTAACAAAAGTTCTTGAGCGCCAAGTAATGGTGGCATTTGATAATCCAAAAATTGGGGTAATGTCAATTTCAATTAATAGCACTGCATTACAAATAATAAAGCATTAA
- a CDS encoding HPr family phosphocarrier protein, whose translation MAQFTAKVIDKVGLHARPASVLAKEASKFQSEIKIKSEGKEGNLKSIMNVMALAIKSGAEITIEATGADEKEAIAAIEKAMKENEII comes from the coding sequence ATGGCACAATTTACTGCAAAAGTTATTGATAAAGTCGGGCTTCACGCAAGACCAGCATCAGTTTTGGCTAAAGAAGCTTCAAAATTTCAATCAGAAATTAAAATTAAATCTGAAGGAAAAGAAGGTAATTTGAAATCAATCATGAACGTAATGGCATTAGCTATTAAATCAGGGGCTGAAATCACAATTGAAGCAACCGGAGCTGACGAAAAAGAAGCAATCGCTGCAATCGAAAAAGCAATGAAAGAAAACGAAATTATTTAA
- the ptsP gene encoding phosphoenolpyruvate--protein phosphotransferase — protein MSKKITGIGASEGIAIAKAYVLVEDHIKVSDTKVKDTKKELKLIDEALSKAKKDLSNLQKIALEKLGPEKAAIFEAHEQILEDPAMSEEWNKLVQEEFCNAAFAVKTVADKYSAMFLAMEDDYFKERAADVKDVTERLIRYILNMPVLDLATIAEEVIIVADDLTPSQTAQLNPKFVKGFATNIGGRTSHAAIMARSLEIPAVLGLKNITTTVKSGEMLAIDGQTGNLEIAPSDVKAWATKEEQFKKIKQELMSFKNKKTITKDGFDKFILEGNIGAPKDVEAVLSNGGEGIGLFRSEFLYMDNDHFPTEEEQFVAYKKVVEDMNGHVTIIRTLDIGGDKKLSYFKFPEEMNPFLGYRAIRFTLDRKDIFREQIRALLRASAFGPLGIMFPMIATIDEFKAAKQFTLDCKKELEKEGVKIGKDLQIGMMVEIPAAAVNAENFAKHADFFSVGTNDLVQYSMAADRMSENVTYLYQPYNPSILRLLKMTIDGAHKHGKWAGMCGEMAGEPQAIPLLMGLGLDAFSMSATSILRARSIISKLTLKETQELASKALDCETTDEVLKLVDALLAKSEK, from the coding sequence ATGAGTAAAAAAATCACCGGTATTGGAGCTAGCGAGGGAATCGCGATTGCAAAAGCTTATGTTTTGGTGGAAGATCACATTAAGGTATCAGATACAAAGGTAAAAGATACTAAAAAAGAACTAAAATTAATCGATGAAGCTCTAAGTAAAGCTAAAAAAGATTTATCAAACTTACAAAAAATTGCATTAGAAAAATTAGGTCCTGAAAAGGCGGCTATTTTTGAAGCGCACGAACAAATTTTAGAAGACCCAGCAATGAGTGAAGAATGAAACAAATTAGTTCAAGAAGAATTTTGTAATGCCGCTTTTGCTGTTAAAACCGTTGCTGACAAGTATTCAGCAATGTTCTTGGCAATGGAAGATGACTACTTTAAAGAACGTGCCGCGGATGTAAAAGACGTGACAGAACGTCTAATTCGCTATATTTTAAATATGCCAGTCTTGGACTTAGCAACAATTGCTGAAGAAGTAATAATTGTCGCAGATGACTTAACCCCAAGTCAAACAGCGCAGCTAAATCCAAAATTTGTTAAAGGTTTTGCCACAAACATTGGTGGAAGAACAAGCCATGCCGCTATTATGGCTAGAAGCTTGGAAATCCCAGCTGTTTTAGGATTAAAAAATATTACAACAACAGTTAAAAGTGGTGAAATGCTGGCGATTGATGGTCAAACAGGAAACCTGGAAATTGCGCCAAGCGATGTAAAGGCTTGAGCAACCAAAGAAGAACAGTTCAAAAAAATTAAGCAAGAATTAATGTCGTTTAAAAACAAAAAAACCATTACAAAAGATGGGTTTGATAAATTCATTCTTGAAGGTAATATTGGAGCACCAAAAGATGTTGAAGCAGTTTTGAGTAATGGAGGAGAAGGGATTGGACTATTCCGTTCAGAATTCTTATACATGGACAATGATCACTTCCCAACTGAAGAAGAACAATTCGTTGCATATAAAAAAGTTGTTGAAGACATGAATGGCCATGTGACAATTATTAGAACTTTAGATATTGGTGGAGACAAAAAATTATCATATTTTAAATTCCCAGAAGAAATGAATCCATTTTTAGGATATCGTGCCATTCGTTTTACATTAGATCGTAAAGATATTTTTAGAGAACAAATTCGCGCTTTATTAAGAGCTAGCGCATTTGGACCTTTAGGAATTATGTTCCCTATGATTGCCACAATTGATGAGTTTAAAGCTGCAAAACAATTCACCTTAGATTGCAAAAAAGAACTTGAAAAAGAAGGGGTTAAAATTGGAAAAGATCTACAAATCGGAATGATGGTCGAAATTCCTGCTGCTGCTGTGAACGCAGAAAATTTTGCAAAACATGCTGACTTTTTCTCGGTTGGAACAAATGATTTAGTACAATACTCAATGGCTGCTGACCGTATGAGTGAAAACGTTACTTACTTATACCAACCTTACAATCCCTCAATTTTAAGATTATTAAAAATGACAATTGATGGAGCCCACAAGCACGGTAAATGAGCTGGAATGTGTGGAGAAATGGCTGGAGAGCCCCAGGCAATCCCGCTATTAATGGGACTTGGTTTGGATGCTTTTAGTATGTCTGCCACAAGTATTTTGCGTGCTCGCAGCATCATTTCAAAACTGACATTAAAAGAAACACAAGAATTAGCATCAAAAGCTCTTGATTGTGAAACAACAGATGAAGTTTTAAAATTGGTTGATGCATTGCTGGCAAAATCAGAAAAATAA
- a CDS encoding PTS sugar transporter subunit IIA codes for MFSRNKEVQIFAPCDGEIIGLEKVEDEVFSEKMLGDGFAIDPTNGSFVAPMDGKLVTVFPSGHAYGIRHKSGLEALLHIGLDTVSLDGEGFDIKVKQGDSVKSGNALVEVDLKGISGKVPSIKTPLVFTQDSLEGRTIEMVAKGKVKQGDLVAIIK; via the coding sequence TTATTTAGTAGAAACAAAGAAGTGCAAATTTTTGCACCCTGTGATGGGGAAATCATCGGCTTAGAAAAAGTAGAAGATGAAGTCTTTTCAGAAAAAATGTTAGGTGATGGTTTTGCAATTGACCCAACAAACGGATCTTTTGTAGCACCAATGGACGGAAAACTAGTAACAGTTTTTCCTTCTGGACACGCCTATGGTATTAGACATAAATCTGGTCTTGAAGCATTATTGCACATCGGCTTAGATACAGTAAGTCTTGACGGTGAAGGCTTTGACATCAAGGTTAAACAAGGTGACTCAGTTAAATCAGGTAATGCTCTTGTGGAAGTTGATTTAAAAGGAATTAGCGGCAAAGTTCCTTCAATTAAAACACCACTTGTCTTTACACAAGATTCTTTAGAAGGCCGCACTATTGAAATGGTGGCTAAGGGAAAAGTTAAACAAGGCGACCTAGTTGCGATAATAAAATAA
- a CDS encoding superoxide dismutase has product MFKRIELGEEIDFLEPVISKEQIDLHYNRHHLAYETVLNKVLSKYELPESIKTLEDLVRNYLSLPKELHVAVRQFGGGLINLNFYFKILKKDVKLTDGPLKEAILYNFKTVEGFCDEIARYALSIFGSGWTWLVIDRNENMRIYNTFNQDNPWFLGMTPIIGICVWEHAYTLDYLDNREEYVRNVLKNIDWEMVQKLYTNALK; this is encoded by the coding sequence ATGTTTAAAAGAATTGAGCTGGGGGAAGAAATTGATTTTCTAGAACCAGTTATTTCAAAAGAACAAATTGATTTACACTACAATAGACATCATCTTGCTTACGAAACTGTGCTAAACAAAGTTTTATCTAAATATGAATTACCAGAGTCCATTAAAACTCTAGAAGATTTAGTTAGAAATTACCTAAGTTTGCCAAAAGAACTTCATGTGGCGGTGCGCCAATTTGGAGGGGGTTTAATAAACCTCAACTTTTACTTCAAGATATTAAAGAAAGACGTAAAATTGACCGATGGACCTTTGAAGGAAGCAATCCTTTATAACTTTAAAACTGTAGAAGGATTTTGTGACGAAATTGCAAGATATGCGCTATCGATCTTCGGAAGTGGCTGAACATGGCTTGTTATTGATAGAAACGAAAACATGAGAATTTACAACACTTTTAACCAGGATAACCCGTGATTTTTGGGTATGACCCCAATTATTGGAATTTGTGTTTGAGAGCACGCCTACACTCTTGATTATCTTGATAATCGAGAAGAATATGTAAGAAATGTTTTGAAAAATATTGATTGAGAAATGGTTCAAAAACTTTATACAAATGCTTTAAAATAA
- a CDS encoding CPBP family intramembrane glutamic endopeptidase, whose protein sequence is MNNLYPNNNLTDEEVIKPKNKKRGWEAIEIPSRLVNVNYPFDFKTYTKKSVGIIFLFTGLIIPLTIGLILKYVFSPESDFNSSLTLINWLFYVISNGIGFFIIWDKRRSKIFKTTLSLFYLYILMPIIVSIIAAVFAMVPNVNSNIQFSIQIILQSIFYGFMIFLTFNYIPDFKARFSITLKQNWKMFLVVILVGFLAILILSIAYNQILKAIGWNLGNSNNQESLISPLKDPNIGVRIFAAISLFVFTVIAAPLLEEIVFRDAVFVGTSNRWTGWIMSMFLFAYVHIYQTGEFQSIFQYLIGGFVLATAFNVCRGNLVYTWGIHAAYNLFSFILIVIEASQ, encoded by the coding sequence ATGAACAATTTGTATCCAAATAATAATTTAACTGATGAAGAAGTCATAAAGCCTAAAAATAAGAAAAGAGGCTGAGAAGCAATTGAAATTCCAAGTCGATTGGTAAATGTTAATTATCCTTTTGATTTTAAGACTTATACAAAAAAAAGTGTTGGAATAATTTTTTTATTTACAGGTTTAATCATTCCGCTAACTATTGGATTAATTTTAAAATATGTATTTTCTCCAGAAAGTGATTTTAATAGTAGTTTGACTTTGATAAATTGACTTTTCTATGTTATTTCCAATGGAATTGGTTTTTTTATAATATGAGATAAGCGGCGCTCAAAGATATTCAAAACAACACTTTCACTGTTTTATCTTTATATCTTGATGCCAATTATCGTATCAATAATTGCTGCGGTTTTTGCAATGGTGCCTAATGTAAACTCAAATATCCAGTTTTCAATTCAAATAATTTTGCAAAGTATTTTTTATGGTTTCATGATTTTTTTAACCTTTAATTATATCCCTGATTTCAAAGCACGGTTTTCAATTACATTGAAGCAAAATTGAAAAATGTTTTTAGTAGTTATACTAGTTGGATTTCTAGCAATTTTAATATTATCAATTGCTTATAATCAAATCCTTAAAGCAATCGGCTGAAATCTGGGTAATTCAAACAACCAAGAAAGCTTAATCTCGCCATTAAAAGACCCCAATATTGGAGTGAGAATTTTTGCGGCTATTTCACTGTTTGTTTTTACTGTTATTGCCGCCCCGCTTTTAGAGGAAATTGTTTTTCGTGATGCTGTCTTTGTTGGAACTTCAAACCGTTGAACTGGCTGAATAATGTCAATGTTTCTATTTGCATATGTTCATATTTATCAAACTGGTGAATTTCAAAGTATTTTTCAATATTTAATCGGTGGTTTTGTTTTAGCAACAGCATTTAATGTTTGTCGCGGAAACCTTGTTTATACTTGAGGAATTCACGCAGCTTATAATTTATTTTCATTTATTTTGATAGTCATCGAGGCTAGTCAATAA
- a CDS encoding pseudouridine synthase has translation MKKIVIQKNDEGQSLFKFIKKSYSTTPLSVIYKWFRTGKIKVNNKKTKDQKFLLKSGDEVWIYDTNNSVIRDQFRREEFSDLQIVYEDSNLVIIDKPHNTEVHSPINNCLDNKVKSYLLEKQEYNPDQENSFMVSHVHRLDKLTRGLIIYAKNRQALEVLLLAIKDKQQIKKTYWAQLESDWSGEKRCDGWIKYNSDLQKAVYQENFKEGFKEASTVFSELIPNSSWVEVLLETGRKHQIRATLEFLRKPIKFDFRYGAKRKTSDKLIMLFAVELEFANLPEPLQYLNDVKISIKEKIKELYETI, from the coding sequence ATGAAAAAAATTGTTATTCAAAAAAATGATGAAGGTCAGTCATTATTTAAGTTCATAAAAAAAAGTTATTCAACAACGCCATTATCAGTAATTTATAAATGGTTTAGAACCGGCAAGATAAAGGTAAATAATAAGAAAACTAAAGATCAAAAGTTTTTGCTAAAATCTGGGGATGAAGTTTGAATTTATGATACAAATAATTCAGTTATTCGAGACCAATTTAGAAGAGAGGAATTCTCAGACTTGCAAATTGTTTATGAAGATAGTAACTTGGTAATTATTGACAAGCCTCACAATACTGAAGTTCACTCACCAATTAACAATTGTTTGGATAATAAGGTAAAATCCTATCTTCTAGAAAAACAAGAATACAATCCAGATCAAGAAAATAGCTTTATGGTAAGCCATGTCCACCGCCTAGATAAATTAACTCGTGGGCTAATTATTTATGCTAAAAACCGACAGGCTTTAGAGGTGCTTTTGTTAGCAATAAAAGACAAGCAGCAAATCAAAAAAACCTATTGAGCCCAGTTAGAAAGCGATTGAAGTGGGGAGAAAAGATGTGATGGTTGAATCAAGTACAACAGTGACTTGCAAAAAGCAGTTTATCAAGAAAATTTCAAGGAAGGTTTCAAAGAAGCGAGTACGGTTTTTTCTGAACTGATACCCAATTCAAGTTGGGTCGAGGTTTTGTTGGAGACTGGTCGCAAGCACCAAATAAGAGCAACCCTTGAGTTTTTAAGAAAACCAATCAAGTTTGATTTTCGCTATGGAGCAAAGCGGAAGACCAGCGACAAATTAATTATGTTATTTGCTGTTGAACTAGAATTCGCAAATCTTCCCGAACCACTGCAGTATTTAAATGATGTAAAAATCTCAATTAAAGAAAAAATTAAAGAACTATATGAAACTATTTAA